AAAACTGGCTGGCAGACACCAAGGAAAATGAAGGTCTTTTTACCGGCGCCGGCGGCCATACCTACTACTTCCGGGTGCGGGCTAAAGACGGCTTCGGGAACTGGGGGAACTGGTCCGAACAGCGGTGCACGGTGGTTCCCGTAGATGACCAGAGCCCGTTGATCAGGTACGAAGGCAACTGGGACTGCATAAATGCGGAAGAGGCTTATCTGAACACTTTGCATCATTCCGACCGTCCCGGCGCGGCAGCCTCCCTGCGTTTCACCGGCACGGAGATAGCCTGGATTTCCGCAGAAGGGCCGGACCGGGGGCAGGCGCTGGTCTATATCGACGATGTCCTCCAGGCTACGGTCGATCTGTACTGCGGGGACTGCCGGTTCCGCCGGCCGGTGTTCAAAGCGCCTCTTGACGGCAGGCCGCATACCATACGGGTTGAGGTGGCCGCGACAAAGAACCAGCTGTCGAAGGGTTACAGAGTGGACGTTGACGGATTTGCGGTGCGGTCGTAAACCAATAGGCGAGCTAAAAGCGGGGAGTACGGGAACAGACCCAGACCCTTTTTTTTTTGCGGTTGTGTGTTACCGCCGCTGTATGTTTTTTAAGCCTGCGTATCCGCCTGTAACAGGATTGGTTTTTGTTCATAGGATAAAAGTAGCAGGATTTAAGCCTCAAAAGGAGGCCTTTTATTGAAAGTTGCCACTGTGGTCGGCACCAGGCCCCAGTTTGTCAAGGCGGCAGTGGTTTCCCGGGCTTTAAGGGAGAGGCACCGCGAAATACTTATCCACACCGGTCAGCATTATGACATCAACATGTCCGGGGTGTTTTTTGCCGGTCTGGACATCCCCGCGCCCGATTATTGCCTGAACGCCGGTTCCGGCGCGCCCGGCCGGCAGCTGGCCGGGATGCTCGGTGGGCTGGAGTCTGTATTTGACCGGGAGAAGCCGGATATCGTCCTTGTTTACGGCGACTCCCGCTCCACCCTGGCGGCGGCCCTGGCAGCATCTAAGGCAGGCGTGCCCCTGGCCCATGTCGAAGCAGGCCTGCGCAGCCACAGGCAATCCATGCCCGAGGAATTTAACCGGATCGTGACCGACCACCTGTCTTCAATCCTGTTCTGCCCGTCGGAAACGGCCGTGCGCAATCTCGAACAGGAAGGGTTTACCGGCATAATTAATCGCGGCCGGCTGGTAAGTATAGAGGAAGTCCCGGACCGGCCGGCCTGCCCCCAGGTTGTCAACGTCGGGGACGTCATGGTTGACGTTCTTCTGGAGTATGCGGGCAAAGAGAGATGCCCTGTGCTTCCGGCGGGAAAGCAGTTCTGGCAGCGCGGGAAATACCTTCTCGCTACCGTGCACCGGGCGGAGAATACCGATAATAAGGAAAGGCTGGCCGCCATTCTGGAAAGCTTTGCCGAAGCGGGCGAAAAGGTGGTCTTTCCGGTTCACCCCCGGACCGCCAAAAAAATTGTAGAGTTCGGCCTGACAGGGTATTTACGGCATCACCGCATTGATGCAATTGAGCCGGTGGGGTACCTGGAAATGCTTTGCCTGATTAAAAATGCCAGGATGGTCCTGACCGATTCCGGGGGTGTGCAAAAGGAGGCCTTTATCCTGAAGGTCCCGTGCATTACCCTGCGGGAGGAAACTGAGTGGGTGGAAACGGTTGAAAGGGGCTGCAATGTGCTGGTAGGCTGTGCACCTGAACTTATCAGAAGGGCCCTGGCAACGGCTCCCGCTTGCGACTGGTCGGGTAACCCCTACGGGCGGGGAGATGCCTCCCGCCTGATTGCCCGGGTGCTGGAGGGGTTTATTTGCCGCGGGTAGTTATGGTGGTCAACAGTGATTTCCGCCACGATGCGAGGGCTCAGAAAGAAGCCTTGAGTTTAACCCGGGCGGGGTACAGCGTGACCGTTTTTTCCCTGGCCATGACCGGTCCGCCGGAACAGTGCTTTAAAGGTATCAGGCTGCTGAATCCCGCTACCGGCAGGCTGGCCCGGTTTCCTTACAGGATCTCCTGCCTGCGATCCTGGTGGCAGGTCATGCGCGCCCTTCTGCAGGAGAAAGGGGACGTATGGCATGCCCACGACCTGGAGACCCTCCCTTTCGTGTTTATTGCCTCAAAGCTGAGAGGCGGCAAAACGGTTTACGACTCGCACGAACTCTGGCAGGGGTATGACTGGCCGGGCCGCGGCGGCAGGTGGCGGGCCGCCAGGCGCCTGGTGTGGAAGGGCTGGCTTTACCTGGAGAAGGTACTGGCAAAACGCTGCCATCTGGTAATTGCCGTAAATGAAAGCTGCGCCGCGGAAATGGCCAGGTTGCTGCGTGTGCAGACACCGCTGGTGCTGAGAAACTGCGTTGACCCGGCCGGGGATCCTGACGGGGCCGGCGGCCTGCGGGAAAGGCTGGGAATTGCCCGCGGGGAGGCGCTGGCGGTTTACAGCGGGCACCTGAAGGAAGGGCGCGGCCTGGAAAACCTGCTAGAAGCCTGGGCCGGCGTGCCTTGCAGGGCGGCCCTGGCCTTTGTGGGCTACGGGCCGCTGGAGGTTAAACTGCGGCAGGTTGTGCAGTCTGCCCGGTTGAAAAACGTCCATTTCCTGCCCGCGGTGCAGGCCTGGGAACTTCCGGAATTTATATGCGGGGCTTCCCTGGGGCTGGTTTTAACCGAAGAAAGCGACCTGAACAGCCGCTTTTCCCTGCCGAACAAGCTGTTTGAATATACGGCGGCAGGGGTGCCGGTGCTGGCCTCCGACCTTCCGGAAATCCGCCGCCTGGTTACAAAGTATGACACCGGCGTCCTTGTGGATCCCCGGGACCGCGGCGGGGTCAGGCGGTTCCTGACCGAACTGCTTTGCGACGGCGAAAGGCTGGCCCGCCTGCGGCAGAACGTCCTCAAGGCCAGGGAAATTTTAACATGGCAGCAGGAAGTGAAAGGACTGATCAATGAGTACTCAAAAATTACCGGTGGAATTCGTGAATAAATATATACTTCTGGCCGCGGCGGTGTCTGGAGCGGCCGTGGGCGTGGCCCGGGTAAAATGGCCTTTATCCCTTGCCGGCGGTTTCATGGCGCTTATTGCCTTTCTGATGGCTCCGGAGGTCCTGGGCTTTTTTATCGGAGGAGGCCTGCAACTGACCGGCAGGACCCTCGAGCTCGGGCTGTCAGGGCTGCATTTCCTCAACACCGGTTCCTTTTTGTTTCCGCTGTATTGCCTTTTGCTCTTCTTGCTTTTAAAGAAAAGGGCCGGCACCTTGATCCCCCTGCTGAAGTGCTGGGAAGCATGGGCTGCCCTGGGCCTGGGACTTCTAATGCTCCTCCGCCTGCCCGGCAGCCTTTTTGCCGAATACGGGGCGCAGAAGCTAAAATACTACCTGGCCAACAACATGGTCAGCTTTGCCGGTCCGGTCCTGGCAACGGCCGTCTGGGACCTTGCCGGCCTGCA
The window above is part of the Pelotomaculum thermopropionicum SI genome. Proteins encoded here:
- the WecB gene encoding UDP-N-acetylglucosamine 2-epimerase translates to MKVATVVGTRPQFVKAAVVSRALRERHREILIHTGQHYDINMSGVFFAGLDIPAPDYCLNAGSGAPGRQLAGMLGGLESVFDREKPDIVLVYGDSRSTLAAALAASKAGVPLAHVEAGLRSHRQSMPEEFNRIVTDHLSSILFCPSETAVRNLEQEGFTGIINRGRLVSIEEVPDRPACPQVVNVGDVMVDVLLEYAGKERCPVLPAGKQFWQRGKYLLATVHRAENTDNKERLAAILESFAEAGEKVVFPVHPRTAKKIVEFGLTGYLRHHRIDAIEPVGYLEMLCLIKNARMVLTDSGGVQKEAFILKVPCITLREETEWVETVERGCNVLVGCAPELIRRALATAPACDWSGNPYGRGDASRLIARVLEGFICRG
- the RfaG gene encoding glycosyltransferase, which codes for MVVNSDFRHDARAQKEALSLTRAGYSVTVFSLAMTGPPEQCFKGIRLLNPATGRLARFPYRISCLRSWWQVMRALLQEKGDVWHAHDLETLPFVFIASKLRGGKTVYDSHELWQGYDWPGRGGRWRAARRLVWKGWLYLEKVLAKRCHLVIAVNESCAAEMARLLRVQTPLVLRNCVDPAGDPDGAGGLRERLGIARGEALAVYSGHLKEGRGLENLLEAWAGVPCRAALAFVGYGPLEVKLRQVVQSARLKNVHFLPAVQAWELPEFICGASLGLVLTEESDLNSRFSLPNKLFEYTAAGVPVLASDLPEIRRLVTKYDTGVLVDPRDRGGVRRFLTELLCDGERLARLRQNVLKAREILTWQQEVKGLINEYSKITGGIRE